From one Bradyrhizobium sp. Ash2021 genomic stretch:
- a CDS encoding substrate-binding domain-containing protein — protein sequence MSTLNILSGGAAQGLVGSVAPALRTQTGFEIGGEFGAVGAMADKLRKGAPTDMVILTAAIVAQLAEEKLVVPASIRDIGLVETALAVRAGDPKISVTDAAALREAFLGSDAIFVPDTKVSTAGIHVAKVLGQLGLAEKVADRLKIFPNGATAMRHLAESDARHPIGCTQSTEIISTDGVVLSGSLPPGCALATMYTAAVTTQATSAQQAQRLIDLLTAAEAQEQRKGAGFVSGPK from the coding sequence ATGAGTACCTTGAACATCCTGAGCGGCGGCGCGGCGCAGGGATTGGTCGGAAGCGTGGCGCCGGCGCTCAGGACGCAGACCGGCTTCGAAATTGGCGGCGAGTTCGGCGCGGTCGGTGCCATGGCCGACAAACTGCGCAAAGGCGCGCCCACCGACATGGTGATTTTGACCGCGGCGATCGTCGCGCAACTTGCCGAGGAGAAGCTGGTAGTCCCGGCATCGATCCGCGATATCGGCCTGGTCGAAACCGCGCTCGCGGTTCGCGCCGGCGACCCCAAGATATCGGTCACCGATGCCGCAGCCTTGCGGGAGGCATTTCTTGGCTCGGACGCGATCTTTGTGCCTGACACCAAGGTTTCCACGGCTGGGATTCATGTCGCGAAGGTGCTTGGGCAACTTGGCCTTGCCGAGAAAGTTGCCGATCGGCTGAAGATCTTTCCGAACGGCGCCACCGCGATGCGTCATCTGGCCGAGTCGGATGCGCGACACCCGATCGGCTGCACGCAATCGACCGAAATCATCAGCACCGACGGCGTCGTTCTGTCCGGCTCGCTGCCACCGGGCTGCGCGCTTGCGACCATGTACACGGCTGCGGTCACAACGCAGGCCACGTCAGCGCAACAGGCGCAGCGGCTGATCGATCTTCTGACAGCCGCCGAAGCACAGGAGCAGCGCAAGGGCGCAGGGTTTGTCAGCGGACCAAAGTAG
- a CDS encoding LysM peptidoglycan-binding domain-containing protein has translation MTATAVSRMVVPFIAVAACGVALVFAVQHVRREPPGDTRVAAIAPVVSKPTADVRDPGPAALAAAQAEATAASAGLAGSPPPPDSGDGAPLFDIARIEPTGEAVIAGRAAPGATVELLRNGELHDRAVADQSGQFVMVPPRLPTGTYDLTLRSKQPDGKQATSKQSVAVALEPGPTDRPIVALMAPDKPTVVLSQPAAPKPMAGAVAVEAVEIEPDGKFHVSGRSQPGAAVGLYLNDSFVASVTAGADGRFAVTINQGVAPGNYRVRLDELESSSGAVRSRAEVPFNVPDTVVTGSLPAQATASKRADIVAAQQPQLAAAGTTVLPGGSPPSTVVVPKIATTTVSRGDSLWRISHLTYGAGTRYAVIYKANRQQIRNPNLIYPGQIFVLPTQ, from the coding sequence ATGACTGCCACAGCTGTGAGCCGAATGGTCGTGCCGTTCATAGCTGTTGCGGCCTGTGGCGTGGCGCTTGTCTTCGCCGTCCAGCACGTCCGCCGCGAACCGCCGGGCGACACCAGGGTCGCAGCCATCGCGCCGGTGGTCTCAAAGCCGACAGCGGACGTACGAGATCCGGGTCCGGCAGCGCTCGCGGCGGCGCAAGCTGAAGCCACGGCCGCGTCGGCCGGGCTGGCCGGATCGCCCCCACCGCCGGACAGCGGAGACGGCGCGCCACTTTTCGACATCGCGCGTATCGAGCCGACCGGCGAAGCCGTAATCGCGGGCCGGGCGGCGCCGGGCGCGACGGTGGAATTGCTACGCAACGGCGAACTGCATGATCGCGCGGTCGCGGATCAATCCGGACAATTCGTTATGGTCCCGCCCCGCCTTCCCACAGGCACTTACGATCTGACGTTGCGCTCCAAGCAGCCAGACGGCAAGCAGGCTACGTCCAAACAGAGCGTGGCGGTAGCGCTTGAGCCGGGACCGACCGACCGGCCCATCGTGGCGCTGATGGCGCCGGACAAACCCACCGTCGTGCTGTCGCAGCCGGCTGCGCCAAAGCCGATGGCCGGCGCAGTGGCTGTGGAAGCGGTCGAGATCGAGCCGGACGGCAAGTTCCATGTGAGCGGTCGCTCGCAACCGGGCGCCGCAGTGGGACTTTATCTCAATGACAGCTTTGTTGCGTCGGTAACGGCCGGCGCGGATGGACGCTTTGCTGTCACGATCAACCAAGGAGTCGCACCCGGCAACTACCGCGTCAGGCTGGACGAGTTGGAGTCAAGTTCCGGCGCGGTGCGCTCACGCGCCGAAGTGCCGTTCAACGTTCCCGACACGGTGGTCACCGGGTCCCTGCCGGCGCAGGCTACAGCGTCCAAGCGGGCGGACATAGTCGCGGCACAGCAGCCGCAGCTGGCCGCCGCCGGGACCACCGTTCTGCCCGGAGGCTCGCCGCCCTCCACCGTGGTTGTGCCTAAGATCGCGACCACCACCGTCTCGCGCGGCGACAGCCTCTGGCGCATCAGCCACCTCACCTATGGCGCGGGGACGCGCTACGCCGTCATCTACAAGGCGAACCGCCAGCAGATCCGCAATCCCAATCTGATTTATCCCGGGCAGATCTTCGTCCTTCCGACGCAGTGA
- a CDS encoding NAD(P)/FAD-dependent oxidoreductase, with translation MLDKAPNGKVSDLLNALGKALSAGEVGRVVDLFQTDCYWRDLVTFTWNIKTMEGKEQVRDMLKARLADTKPSNWKIADNEDASEADGITESWIQFETGVARGFGHLRLKDGRIWTLLTTMSELKGHEEPVGFDRPMGAKHGAERNRKTWKEEREAEAAELGYSRQPYCVIVGGGQGGIALGARLRQLNVPTIIVEKNERPGDSWRKRYKSLCLHDPVWYDHLPYLPFPRNWPVFSPKDKIGDWLEMYAKVMELNYWGSSECKKASYDEKSREWTLIVQRDGKEVVLKPKQLVLATGMSAKPNMPKFEGMDIFKGDQHHSSQHPGPDKYKNKKAVVIGSNNSAHDICAALWEAGADVTMVQRSTTHVVKSDSLMELGLASLYSEQAVQSGMTTAKADLIFASLPYKILHEFQIPVYNAIRERDADYYKRLEKAGFLLDYGDDDSGLFMKYLRRGSGYYIDVGASELVANGSIKLKSGVDVKKLTEHSVILNDGTELPADLVVYATGYGSMNGFAADLISREVADKVGKVWGLGSNTTKDPGPWEGEQRNMWKPTQQEGLWFHGGNLHQSRHYSQFLSLQLKARLEGIPTPVYGLQKAHHLS, from the coding sequence ATGCTCGACAAAGCCCCAAACGGAAAAGTATCTGATCTTCTCAATGCGCTCGGCAAGGCACTGTCCGCTGGCGAGGTAGGACGCGTTGTCGACCTCTTTCAGACAGACTGCTACTGGCGCGACCTCGTGACCTTCACCTGGAACATCAAGACCATGGAGGGCAAGGAACAGGTTCGCGACATGCTCAAGGCGCGGCTCGCCGATACGAAGCCATCGAACTGGAAAATTGCCGATAATGAGGACGCTTCTGAAGCGGATGGAATTACGGAGAGCTGGATACAATTCGAAACCGGGGTCGCACGCGGCTTTGGCCATCTGCGCCTGAAGGACGGCCGGATCTGGACGTTGCTGACGACCATGAGCGAACTTAAGGGACACGAAGAGCCGGTGGGCTTCGATCGTCCGATGGGGGCAAAACACGGCGCCGAACGCAATCGAAAGACATGGAAGGAAGAACGCGAGGCGGAAGCTGCCGAACTCGGCTACTCGCGCCAGCCCTATTGCGTCATCGTTGGTGGCGGTCAGGGCGGCATCGCGCTCGGAGCCCGGTTGCGCCAGCTCAATGTGCCGACGATCATCGTCGAAAAAAACGAAAGGCCTGGCGACAGCTGGCGCAAGCGTTACAAGTCACTCTGCCTGCATGACCCGGTTTGGTATGATCATCTGCCCTATCTGCCGTTTCCGCGGAACTGGCCGGTCTTCTCGCCGAAGGACAAGATCGGGGACTGGCTCGAAATGTATGCAAAGGTGATGGAGCTCAATTACTGGGGCTCAAGCGAATGCAAGAAGGCGTCTTACGACGAGAAGAGCCGCGAATGGACCCTTATCGTGCAGCGCGACGGCAAGGAAGTCGTCCTAAAGCCAAAACAGCTCGTACTTGCGACGGGAATGTCAGCCAAGCCCAATATGCCGAAATTCGAAGGCATGGACATTTTCAAGGGCGATCAGCACCATTCGTCGCAGCATCCGGGGCCGGACAAATACAAGAACAAGAAAGCCGTTGTGATCGGCTCGAACAATTCCGCCCACGATATTTGTGCCGCGCTTTGGGAAGCCGGAGCGGACGTTACCATGGTTCAGCGCTCGACGACCCATGTTGTGAAGTCGGACTCCCTGATGGAGCTCGGATTGGCCTCGCTTTACTCCGAACAGGCGGTCCAGTCTGGCATGACGACGGCTAAGGCCGACTTGATCTTTGCTTCACTGCCTTACAAGATTCTGCACGAGTTCCAGATCCCGGTTTATAACGCGATCAGGGAACGCGATGCCGATTACTACAAACGCCTCGAGAAGGCAGGCTTCCTGCTCGATTATGGTGACGACGATTCCGGTTTGTTCATGAAATACCTGCGGCGTGGATCCGGGTACTACATCGACGTCGGTGCTTCGGAATTGGTAGCTAATGGCAGCATCAAGCTGAAGAGCGGCGTCGATGTCAAAAAGCTCACGGAACATTCCGTCATCTTGAACGACGGGACCGAGCTGCCGGCAGATCTCGTCGTTTACGCCACCGGCTACGGTTCGATGAACGGCTTCGCCGCGGACCTGATCTCCAGGGAAGTTGCCGACAAGGTAGGCAAGGTCTGGGGACTAGGCTCAAATACGACCAAAGACCCGGGCCCATGGGAAGGCGAACAGCGAAATATGTGGAAGCCGACGCAGCAGGAGGGGCTTTGGTTCCATGGCGGTAACCTGCACCAGTCACGTCACTACTCCCAGTTTCTGTCCCTCCAGTTGAAAGCGCGATTGGAAGGCATTCCCACACCGGTTTACGGTCTCCAGAAGGCCCACCATCTGAGCTGA
- a CDS encoding cytochrome c has translation MRNLVTLALAACAIGLAAARAAEDNQAFEKIERGRYLAVLGDCVGCHTAPGGKPFAGGAALETPFGALVGPNITPDVATGIGAWSESDLWRAMHEGIARTGARLYPAMPYPAYTKVTREDVSAIWAYLRTLEPVHNEVQPNQLAFPFNVRRPATSTWDLINFKPGVFQSDPAKSDVWNRGAYLVEGLGHCGTCHTPKNITGGDRSGEALQGALLQDWYAPDLTADLRTGIGNWSTEDIVRYLKTGANSFDIASGPMAEAVENSTSHMTDADLLAIATYLKDRAPRSAKTAIALAHDDPRMVAGKAIYENRCAACHISSGAGVPTLFPRLAQAPLVQSTDPTSLIRVVLIGNRAAATSAAPTAPAMPSFGWNLSDTEIADVLTYVRNTWGNAASAVQSTDVTTLRGRVSR, from the coding sequence ATGCGTAATCTGGTGACTCTTGCGCTCGCGGCCTGCGCGATCGGCCTGGCTGCCGCGCGCGCGGCGGAAGACAACCAGGCGTTCGAGAAGATTGAGCGCGGCCGGTACCTCGCCGTGCTCGGCGATTGCGTCGGCTGCCACACTGCGCCGGGTGGTAAGCCTTTTGCCGGCGGCGCTGCGCTGGAGACGCCATTCGGAGCGTTGGTCGGTCCAAATATTACGCCGGATGTTGCGACCGGGATCGGTGCCTGGTCCGAATCGGATCTCTGGCGGGCGATGCATGAGGGCATCGCAAGAACGGGGGCTCGCCTCTACCCAGCCATGCCCTATCCCGCCTACACCAAAGTTACTCGCGAAGACGTATCGGCCATCTGGGCCTATCTGCGCACATTGGAGCCGGTGCACAACGAGGTTCAGCCGAATCAGCTGGCGTTTCCCTTCAATGTCCGCCGGCCGGCAACATCCACCTGGGATTTGATCAATTTCAAGCCCGGCGTGTTTCAATCCGATCCGGCAAAGTCGGATGTGTGGAACCGTGGGGCCTATCTGGTCGAAGGCCTCGGCCATTGCGGAACCTGTCATACACCGAAGAACATCACCGGCGGCGATCGGAGTGGAGAAGCCCTGCAGGGGGCGTTGTTGCAGGATTGGTATGCGCCCGATCTGACCGCGGATCTCCGTACGGGCATCGGTAATTGGTCTACGGAAGACATCGTCCGCTATCTCAAGACCGGTGCCAACTCTTTCGACATTGCGTCCGGGCCGATGGCCGAGGCCGTTGAGAACTCCACCTCTCATATGACAGATGCCGATCTTCTCGCGATCGCCACCTATCTGAAGGATCGTGCTCCTCGAAGCGCGAAAACGGCGATTGCGCTGGCGCACGATGACCCACGCATGGTCGCGGGCAAGGCAATCTATGAAAACCGTTGCGCGGCATGCCACATTTCCAGCGGCGCCGGCGTTCCAACCCTATTCCCGCGCCTGGCACAAGCGCCTCTGGTCCAGTCCACTGATCCGACATCCTTGATTCGCGTCGTTCTGATCGGCAATCGCGCTGCCGCCACTTCAGCTGCGCCAACCGCACCCGCCATGCCCTCCTTCGGTTGGAATCTCAGTGACACAGAGATTGCGGACGTCCTGACCTATGTTCGCAATACCTGGGGAAATGCCGCGTCAGCAGTCCAGTCTACGGATGTCACTACGCTGCGTGGCCGTGTGTCTCGATAA
- a CDS encoding GMC family oxidoreductase, whose translation MTRKLPATDVVIVGLGWTGSILAHELTGAGLNVVAIERGPWRDTATDFPPAYAQDELRYRIRHDLFLRPEQLTMTFRNNANQTALPIRSWGSFMPPNGVGGGGVHWNAETWRFLPSDFELRTHLVGRYGEKFLPEDMTIQDWGITYDDLEPHYDKFEYLCGTSGKAGNIKGRIEAGGNPFEGARSREYPTPPQKQPYGPTLFAQAAQEMGYKPFPQPSGNLSQAYTNPLGVTIGPCTYCGFCEWFGCGNYSKASPQTTILPALIRRPNFEARTQCEVSKINLDKSGKRATGVTYVDTSGNEWEQPADLVLLCAFQLFNVHLLLHSGIGKPYDPRAGEGVIGRNYSYQVTSSVDAFFDDKIFNPFIASGSIGMCIDEFNGDNFDHGPHGFVGGGYMGAVQTNGRPIQTARTPQATPRWGAEWKKAVAKSYLSSYEAVTHGGCYSYRDVYLDLDPTYTDRFGRKLMRLTFDFHENELKMSTYLTDRLAEVVQKMGPRQLEKHPRRGHYDVTVYQTTHTCGGAIMGVEPKTSALNRYLQSWDVPNLFVMGATAFPQNPGYNPTDTVGALAYWAADAIVNHYLKSPGPLVQI comes from the coding sequence ATGACGCGCAAATTGCCAGCAACTGATGTGGTGATTGTCGGGCTGGGCTGGACGGGCTCCATCCTGGCGCATGAGCTGACTGGTGCCGGATTGAACGTGGTGGCGATCGAACGCGGCCCGTGGCGCGACACGGCGACCGATTTCCCGCCGGCCTATGCGCAAGATGAGCTGCGCTACCGCATCCGCCACGATCTGTTCCTGCGGCCGGAGCAGCTGACGATGACTTTCCGTAACAACGCTAATCAGACGGCGCTCCCGATCCGCAGCTGGGGATCCTTCATGCCGCCCAATGGCGTTGGCGGCGGTGGCGTGCATTGGAATGCCGAGACGTGGCGCTTCCTGCCCAGCGACTTCGAGCTGAGAACGCATCTGGTGGGGCGCTATGGCGAAAAATTCCTGCCCGAGGACATGACGATCCAGGACTGGGGGATTACCTATGATGACCTCGAGCCCCATTACGACAAGTTCGAGTATCTGTGCGGCACGTCCGGCAAAGCCGGAAACATAAAGGGGCGGATAGAGGCGGGCGGCAATCCTTTCGAGGGAGCCCGCTCGCGCGAATATCCGACGCCGCCGCAGAAGCAGCCATACGGCCCGACGCTGTTCGCACAGGCCGCTCAGGAGATGGGCTACAAGCCCTTCCCGCAACCTTCCGGGAATCTCTCACAGGCATATACGAACCCGCTCGGCGTCACGATAGGCCCTTGTACCTATTGCGGCTTCTGCGAATGGTTCGGCTGCGGCAACTACTCGAAGGCTAGTCCGCAGACCACGATCCTGCCGGCACTCATCCGCCGCCCTAACTTCGAGGCGCGCACGCAGTGCGAGGTGTCGAAGATCAACCTGGATAAATCAGGAAAACGCGCCACCGGCGTCACCTATGTCGACACCAGTGGCAACGAATGGGAGCAGCCAGCCGACCTCGTGCTGCTCTGCGCCTTCCAGTTGTTCAACGTGCACCTGCTGCTGCACTCGGGAATCGGCAAGCCCTACGATCCGCGCGCGGGCGAGGGCGTGATCGGGCGAAATTATTCCTACCAAGTCACATCCAGCGTAGACGCGTTCTTCGACGACAAGATCTTCAATCCCTTCATCGCGTCGGGCTCGATCGGAATGTGCATCGATGAGTTCAACGGCGACAATTTCGATCACGGACCGCATGGCTTCGTCGGCGGCGGCTATATGGGCGCGGTGCAGACCAATGGCCGGCCGATCCAGACTGCGAGGACACCACAGGCAACGCCGAGATGGGGCGCCGAGTGGAAGAAGGCGGTGGCGAAGAGTTACTTGAGCAGCTATGAGGCCGTCACGCATGGCGGCTGCTACAGTTATCGCGACGTGTATCTCGACCTCGATCCGACCTACACGGATCGCTTCGGCCGCAAGTTGATGCGCCTGACGTTCGATTTCCACGAGAACGAGCTCAAGATGTCGACATACCTGACGGACCGGCTGGCTGAGGTCGTGCAGAAGATGGGACCGCGGCAGCTTGAGAAGCACCCGCGTCGCGGTCATTACGACGTCACCGTGTACCAGACAACGCACACCTGCGGCGGTGCCATTATGGGCGTCGAGCCCAAGACCAGCGCGCTCAATCGCTATTTGCAGAGCTGGGACGTGCCCAACCTGTTCGTCATGGGTGCCACGGCCTTCCCGCAGAACCCCGGATATAATCCCACGGATACTGTGGGCGCGCTCGCCTATTGGGCGGCAGACGCGATCGTAAACCACTACCTGAAGAGTCCCGGCCCGCTCGTGCAGATTTGA
- a CDS encoding gluconate 2-dehydrogenase subunit 3 family protein — translation MVAKEIRLNVNGIGKMAPGGDSAGEGMPGSSRSGPGVRRRELLITTAMTLVFSATSARALVVKGSLPWATNAGTPPTAVHPGPWAYFTPEEGAAIEALVDRLIPPDPQTPGGKDAGCAVFIDRQLAGSFGSAEGLYMHGPFADGTPQQGDQSPLTPAARYRQALAALDKYCRATYSAKSFVQLSDDEKDKVIVGLEKGQVQLEGTSGRTFFEYLLQNTREGFFADPVYGGNRDMVGWKMIGFPGARYDYRDWVERHNERYPLPPVGIAGRPE, via the coding sequence ATGGTCGCGAAAGAAATCCGGCTCAACGTCAACGGTATCGGTAAGATGGCCCCCGGTGGTGATAGTGCGGGGGAGGGAATGCCCGGCTCATCGCGCTCTGGTCCCGGCGTGCGCCGCCGCGAATTACTCATAACCACCGCCATGACTTTGGTGTTCTCGGCGACCTCCGCCCGGGCGCTGGTTGTCAAGGGCAGTTTGCCGTGGGCAACAAATGCCGGCACTCCACCAACAGCGGTGCACCCTGGACCATGGGCGTATTTCACTCCGGAGGAAGGCGCTGCGATCGAAGCGCTCGTCGACCGGCTGATACCGCCGGACCCGCAGACGCCAGGGGGCAAGGATGCCGGCTGCGCGGTCTTCATTGACCGACAACTTGCGGGATCCTTTGGCAGCGCAGAGGGGCTCTACATGCACGGGCCCTTCGCCGACGGAACGCCGCAGCAGGGCGACCAGTCTCCATTGACCCCCGCAGCTCGGTATCGCCAGGCGTTGGCCGCATTGGACAAATATTGTCGCGCCACCTACTCGGCAAAATCTTTCGTCCAGCTTTCCGACGACGAGAAGGACAAGGTCATCGTCGGGCTGGAGAAAGGCCAGGTGCAGCTGGAAGGAACGAGCGGTCGGACGTTTTTCGAGTACCTGCTGCAGAACACGCGGGAGGGGTTCTTCGCTGACCCCGTTTACGGCGGCAACCGCGACATGGTCGGCTGGAAGATGATCGGATTCCCCGGCGCGCGCTATGATTACCGCGACTGGGTGGAGCGGCACAACGAGCGGTATCCGCTGCCACCCGTCGGCATTGCGGGCCGACCCGAATAG
- a CDS encoding integrase core domain-containing protein, which translates to MSSSAAFGRWAFGIGPTAARSPWQNGYCERAIGSIRRECLDHVVVFGERHLRHLLRSYTTRTRRRREQYIPLVAFCLRQFSADFIICVCEFDFRQAQLVTEPMGS; encoded by the coding sequence ATGTCTTCATCCGCCGCCTTCGGGCGATGGGCATTCGGGATCGGGCCAACCGCCGCGCGATCGCCGTGGCAGAACGGGTATTGTGAAAGGGCGATCGGTTCGATCCGCCGGGAATGTCTTGACCACGTTGTCGTGTTCGGCGAGCGGCATCTTCGCCATCTGCTGCGATCTTACACAACAAGGACGCGCCGTCGCCGCGAACAGTACATTCCGTTGGTCGCATTTTGCCTACGCCAGTTCTCGGCGGACTTCATCATCTGTGTGTGCGAGTTTGATTTCCGACAGGCACAACTCGTCACCGAACCCATGGGCAGCTAA
- a CDS encoding IS256 family transposase produces the protein MSKDTVVKLIQPGTFSDQLTDILRDGARALLAQAVEAEVAGFLSKHADLKTEDGHQRVVRHGHLPEREVMTGIGAVPVRQPRVRDREAAAGDPRRIRFSPSILPPYMRRSKSIETLLPILYLKGISTGDFSDALAALLGKDAPGLSASAIGRLKDGWQDDHAQWRKRDLSGKRYVYVWADGIHLEARLEDEKQCILVLIGATPEGKKELVGFTDGARESAQDWRDLLLDLKRCGLDARPELMIADGALGFWKAAGEVWPKAREQRCWVHKTANVLGKLPKSVQPKAKRALQEIWMAETKANAEVAFDAFIESYTPKYQKAVDCLTKDRDLLLAFYDFPAEHWKHLRTTNPIESTFATVRHRTIRSKGCLSNKTALAMVFKLVEGAQRSWRRLDGHAHLPKIILGVKFTDGIEVTAKLAAPQPATAAA, from the coding sequence GTGTCTAAGGATACCGTCGTAAAACTGATTCAGCCAGGAACTTTCAGCGACCAACTCACCGACATTTTGCGCGATGGGGCGCGTGCCCTTCTCGCCCAGGCGGTGGAGGCCGAGGTCGCCGGGTTTCTTTCCAAGCATGCCGATTTGAAGACCGAGGATGGCCACCAACGCGTGGTGCGCCACGGTCATCTGCCCGAGCGCGAGGTGATGACGGGCATCGGCGCGGTCCCGGTGCGCCAGCCCCGCGTGCGCGATCGCGAGGCCGCAGCCGGCGATCCCCGCCGCATCCGCTTCTCGCCATCGATCTTGCCGCCCTATATGCGCCGCTCGAAGTCGATCGAGACGCTGCTACCGATCCTCTACCTGAAGGGCATCTCGACCGGCGATTTCTCGGACGCTCTGGCGGCCTTGCTCGGCAAGGATGCGCCCGGCCTCTCGGCCAGCGCCATCGGCCGCCTGAAGGACGGCTGGCAGGATGATCATGCCCAGTGGCGCAAGCGTGATTTGTCGGGCAAGCGCTACGTGTACGTCTGGGCGGACGGCATCCACCTCGAGGCGCGGCTGGAAGATGAAAAGCAGTGCATCCTGGTGCTGATCGGCGCGACGCCCGAGGGCAAGAAAGAGCTCGTCGGGTTCACCGATGGCGCTCGGGAAAGTGCGCAGGATTGGCGCGATCTGCTGCTGGATCTGAAGCGATGCGGGCTCGATGCCCGGCCCGAGCTGATGATCGCCGACGGCGCGCTCGGCTTCTGGAAAGCGGCCGGCGAGGTCTGGCCGAAAGCACGCGAGCAGCGCTGTTGGGTGCACAAGACGGCGAACGTGCTGGGCAAATTACCCAAGAGTGTGCAACCAAAGGCCAAGCGGGCGCTGCAGGAAATCTGGATGGCCGAGACCAAGGCCAATGCCGAAGTCGCCTTCGACGCCTTCATCGAAAGCTACACGCCGAAATACCAGAAGGCCGTCGATTGTCTGACGAAGGATCGCGACCTGCTGCTCGCCTTCTACGACTTCCCGGCCGAGCATTGGAAGCACCTGCGCACCACCAACCCGATTGAAAGCACTTTCGCGACCGTCCGCCACCGCACGATCCGATCGAAAGGCTGCCTCTCAAACAAGACCGCTCTCGCCATGGTATTCAAGCTGGTCGAAGGGGCGCAACGATCCTGGCGACGGCTCGACGGACATGCACACTTGCCAAAGATCATTCTCGGTGTGAAATTCACCGACGGGATCGAGGTCACCGCCAAGCTGGCCGCCCCTCAGCCCGCAACCGCCGCCGCCTGA
- a CDS encoding cupin domain-containing protein translates to MDSVNLRPPSERTYGLEHVAVGADVRVSTLSLVGDECVAWHWHTHTSDIFFCLEGTAVIETRNPSKSVHVNVGDRYDVPPGVPHRVTSLVSVSPSAGCR, encoded by the coding sequence ATGGACTCCGTGAATCTTCGGCCGCCTAGCGAACGCACTTACGGCTTAGAGCATGTAGCAGTTGGAGCGGACGTGCGGGTTTCGACTTTGAGCCTCGTGGGCGACGAATGTGTCGCGTGGCACTGGCATACTCATACAAGCGATATTTTCTTTTGTCTTGAAGGCACGGCCGTCATCGAAACTCGCAATCCAAGCAAATCCGTTCACGTGAATGTCGGTGACAGATATGACGTTCCGCCGGGAGTCCCGCATCGTGTTACATCGCTAGTGTCGGTTAGTCCTAGTGCAGGGTGTCGGTAA
- a CDS encoding SIR2 family protein → MALFKAGDDFTPVPNLQPYFKLHGSIDIQDGRNMVLILGGDKEIDIAKHPLLESYHARFRMWLNMPNARLIVIGYSFADTHINRTIFDAIENNGLKLFLVGPKGALTIWENKTINPGSVVKNAIVGASSRPLRNTLSGRDMVELMKIERFFHDGRFLPQYRSLGQPWANIF, encoded by the coding sequence ATCGCGCTTTTCAAGGCCGGTGACGATTTCACGCCAGTCCCGAACCTTCAACCGTACTTCAAGCTTCACGGCTCGATCGACATCCAAGACGGGCGCAACATGGTGCTCATCTTGGGAGGCGACAAAGAGATCGACATCGCCAAACATCCCCTGCTTGAGTCCTATCACGCGCGGTTTCGCATGTGGCTCAATATGCCGAACGCTAGACTGATCGTCATCGGCTACAGCTTCGCGGATACCCACATCAATCGGACGATTTTCGATGCCATCGAAAACAACGGCCTCAAGCTGTTTCTCGTTGGGCCCAAGGGCGCGCTGACTATTTGGGAAAACAAGACCATAAATCCGGGCTCCGTAGTCAAAAACGCGATCGTTGGCGCATCCAGCCGGCCTCTCCGAAACACGCTGTCTGGACGAGACATGGTTGAGCTGATGAAGATCGAGCGATTTTTCCACGACGGCCGTTTCCTACCTCAATACCGCTCTTTAGGTCAGCCATGGGCCAATATCTTCTAA
- a CDS encoding DUF3237 family protein has translation MVPPGSSAHGLSCSRQLSPLSGRNSTYRSVQISATGSIVDPGAYYFRTTPYFETSSEKYRWMNRICSIASGSLSANARTLDVFQVL, from the coding sequence GTGGTTCCGCCGGGGTCGTCTGCTCATGGTCTCTCCTGTTCACGGCAATTATCGCCGCTGTCAGGCAGAAATTCCACTTATCGTTCTGTCCAGATTTCCGCGACCGGCTCTATTGTCGACCCGGGAGCCTACTATTTCCGCACCACACCTTACTTCGAGACGAGTTCAGAAAAGTACAGATGGATGAACCGCATCTGCTCGATCGCCAGCGGCTCGCTTTCTGCGAATGCACGAACGCTAGATGTTTTTCAGGTGTTGTAG